Proteins encoded together in one Oryzias latipes chromosome 11, ASM223467v1 window:
- the asns gene encoding asparagine synthetase [glutamine-hydrolyzing] — translation MCGIWALFGSDECLSVQCTCAMKIAHRGPDAFRFENVNGFTNCCFGFHRLAIVDQLYGMQPLRIKKFPYLWLCYNGEIYNHHTLQKTFDFDFQTKVDGEVLLHLYDRFGIKKMASLLDGVFAFILLDTANRKVHLGRDTYGVRPLFKLLTDDGFLAVCSEAKGLTNISHSMSEEVSIEPFLPGHIEVFDLKLSGKVQSLQMEPFHCCTQEPTHALYDPLQTLPAGLDEETVKSNIRSLLENAVRKRLMAHRRIGCLLSGGLDSSLIAALLVKLAKEEKLPYKIQTFSIGSEDSPDILAARKVAAHIGSEHHEVNFTAEEGIRAVEEVIFHLETYDITTIRASVGMFLVSKHIREKTDSVVIFSGEGSDELTQGYIYFHKAPSAAAAAKDSVRLLKELYLFDVLRADRTTAAHGLELRVPFLDHRFTAYYLSLPENMRVPKDGVEKHLLRDSFKGLNLIPEEILWRRKEAFSDGMMSMKKSWYTCLQEHLEAIVNDDQMEKASKTFPHNPPTTKEAYYFRQVFEKLYPGRAQWLSHYWMPRWIEAADPSARTLSIYEPDKDQ, via the exons ATGTGTGGGATCTGGGCTTTGTTCGGCAGCGATGAGTGCCTGTCGGTCCAGTGCACGTGTGCCATGAAAATCGCCCACAGAGGCCCGGACGCATTCCGCTTCGAGAACGTCAACGGCTTCACCAACTGCTGCTTCGGCTTCCACCGGCTCGCCATCGTGGATCAGCTGTACGGGATGCAGCCGCTGCGCATCAAGAAGTTCCCGTACCTGTGGCTGTGCTACAATGGGGAGATCTACAACCACCACACG CTCCAGAAGACTTTTGACTTTGACTTCCAAACCAAAGTGGACGGTGAGGTACTGCTCCATCTCTATGACCGTtttggcattaaaaaaatggcCTCCCTCCTGGACGGCGTCTTCGCCTTCATCCTGCTGGACACGGCCAACAGAAAGGTGCACCTGGGGAGGGATACCTACGGCGTGCGGCCCTTGTTCAAGCTCCTGACCGACGATGGCTTCCTGGCTGTCTGCTCTGAAGCAAAAG GTCTCACCAACATCAGCCACTCCATGAGCGAGGAGGTCAGCATCGAGCCCTTCCTGCCGGGACACATCGAGGTGTTTGACCTGAAGCTGAGCGGGAAGGTCCAGTCCCTTCAGATGGAGCCGTTCCACTGCTGCACGCAGGAGCCGACGCACGCCCTCTACGATCCTCTGCAGACACTTCCTGCAG GTTTGGATGAAGAAACCGTGAAAAGCAACATCAGGAGCCTGCTGGAGAACGCCGTGAGGAAGCGGCTGATGGCCCACCGGCGGATCGGCTGCCTCCTATCAG GTGGCCTGGACTCCAGCCTGATCGCCGCTCTGCTCGTGAAGCTGGCCAAAGAGGAGAAGCTGCCGTACAAAATTCAGACGTTTTCCATCGGATCGGAAGATAGTCCGGACATTCTGGCTGCTCGCAAG GTGGCGGCACACATTGGCAGCGAGCACCACGAGGTGAACTTCACTGCGGAGGAGGGCATCCGCGCCGTGGAGGAGGTCATTTTCCACCTGGAGACCTATGATATCACCACCATCCGAGCCTCAGTCG GAATGTTTTTGGTGTCCAAGCACATCCGAGAGAAGACGGACAGCGTGGTGATCTTCTCTGGAGAAGGATCTGACGAGCTCACTCAGGGATACATCTACTTCCACAAG GCTCCATCTGCCGCAGCAGCAGCTAAGGACAGCGTCCGTCTGCTGAAGGAACTGTACTTGTTTGACGTTCTCCGGGCCGACCGCACCACTGCCGCCCACGG GCTGGAGCTCAGGGTTCCCTTTCTGGATCACAGATTTACTGCATACTACCTGTCCCTCCCTGAGAACATGAGAGTTCCTAAG GATGGAGTGGAGAAGCATCTCCTCCGGGATTCTTTCAAAGGTCTCAACCTAATCCCAGAGGAGATCCTGTGGAGGCGGAAGGAGGCCTTCAGTGATGGGATGATGTCCATGAAGAAGtcctggtacacctgtctgcaGGAGCACCTGGAGGCCATC GTCAACGACGACCAGATGGAAAAGGCCTCAAAGACGTttccccacaacccccccaccaccaaagAGGCCTACTACTTCAGGCAGGTGTTTGAGAAGCTGTACCCGGGCCGAGCTCAGTGGCTCTCCCACTACTGGATGCCGCGCTGGATCGAAGCGGCCGACCCGTCGGCCCGAACCCTGTCCATCTACGAGCCCGACAAGGACCAGTGA